The Deltaproteobacteria bacterium genome includes the window CCGAGCCAGTTCCGTGAGCAACTGGTGGCGTTCGAAATCGATAACCACCGCCGCCGGCTTGCCGCGACGTGTGATAACGATTCGCTCACCGTCTTTAACATCGTCGAGCAGCCGGAGCCACTTTTGACGCGCCTCGGAGGCCGTAAGGAATTGTTCCATATGTACAACTAAATGTACTGTAAGCTGTACGGACCGTCAAGGTTGACCGGGTGGACGCAACCTCGATGCTGTTCAGATTAACCTGAAACGCGTCCGACCAGCAGCGGCGAACCGGCCTTCACGCACGCGCAAGCACGCAAGATACTCGCGGCAAAATACCTCGCCACCCTGCTCGCCATCGCAGTGAGCGTCCCCTACTGGAAATTTCTTGGCTTGATCCGGTAAATAGCTTCAGCCATCGCGTCGTGCGACAGCTCGATCCGCCGCCAAACCCCATCTGAGGTCAGACCATCCGGTTCCGGTCAAGCA containing:
- a CDS encoding type II toxin-antitoxin system prevent-host-death family antitoxin; this translates as MEQFLTASEARQKWLRLLDDVKDGERIVITRRGKPAAVVIDFERHQLLTELARLWQDPEALRHMKAAHEEMRLGKGIRVKGPLTIQNILKVARDKGVFKARG